One Nicotiana sylvestris chromosome 12, ASM39365v2, whole genome shotgun sequence genomic window carries:
- the LOC138883973 gene encoding uncharacterized protein, giving the protein INGRPVLQPNSNIVPFFERRNSLKKSHPTITFVVVLQLTTSAPPTSNCSTKVKILVTTPPISPKMKSPRQPVIKRGNIDHNGLTSSAENVLSPKVEALGSITVARREQVATAQVQRKIKIAHYGRTKSAKYVGKISSFNSSSLSAANSNPREGKRCSFITPNSVNLNSYSFPK; this is encoded by the exons ATCAATGGTCGCCCTGTTCTTCAACCAAATAGCAACATAGTTCCTTTTTTTGAACGTCGTAACTCCCTTAAAAAGTCACATCCAACAATAACTTTTGTTGTTGTATTACAGCTTACTACCAGTGCTCCTCCTACTTCAAATTGCAGTACTAAAGTTAAAATTTTAGTAACAACTCCACCGATCTCTCCTAAAATGAAATCACCTAGACAACCAGTTATCAAAAGAGGTAATATTGATCATAATGGCTTGACTTCAAGTGCTGAAAATGTTTTGTCTCCGAAAG TCGAAGCTCTAGGAAGCATAACAGTAGCAAGAAGGGAACAAGTTGCAACCGCGCAagttcaaagaaaaataaaaattgctCATTATGGAAGAACAAAATCTGCCAAATACGTAGGAAAAATATCTTCTTTTAACTCTTCCTCTCTTTCAGCAGCTAATTCGAATCCTCGAGAGGGAAAAAGGTGCAGTTTTATCACGCCTAATTCTGTTAATTTAAACTCCTATAGTTTtccaaaatga